In the genome of Mytilus edulis chromosome 14, xbMytEdul2.2, whole genome shotgun sequence, the window GGAGCATCAGAGCTACAATCATTTTATATAGGTCTTTTTGTTTCAATTATGAcggtcagtggcggatccagagggggggttccgggggtccgcaccccccctttattttggccgatcaatgcatttgaatcgggacaattttgcacccccccctttgccctgggctagcaccccccccccccctttcgaaaattcctgcatctgCCACTGACGGTGTGGGTTAAAGGGAGTCCTCATGTATCCGTTCcttgttttatatctttttcaagaTTCATTTTTTGGGGTGGTCTTTTCTCTTTCTTTATAATTTAGCAGCGAGTTCTACTCCTTTTACATTATTGTTTTGCCTGATATTACCTTGTCTGCTAACCCGACCCAGACGTGATTTCGTCTACATCGGAATAATTTTTTTCGTCTTGAATATGCaggaaatatttgccattggacgttaAACAActtacaatcaatcaatcatctgtTGCGCTCGATTGTTGTGTTAGTACGACTAAATAAATATACGCCCTGTGTTAATACACCTTAGTGTAAAACGTCACGAgttataagaaatatttttattaagaaacTTATAATGTTTTGCTGAACCAAGGTTTCAATTTCTGTATTACAGATGGTTTGTACCGTTGTCATTAAAAGATTAAAATACAACTACATTCAAGTGTGGTTGTCAATCTAATATAAATAAAGCACATCGACACACGCATCAGAAATATGTTAAAATTGTGAACTAGTTTGTCAATCATTGACTTATATTTGGGTATAAAAATAAGGCAACCAGACATTCCTGCATATTTTATTCactaaacatataaattaaataactcttgactttttttttatgcaaacaacTAAATTAGATTCAAACAATTTAGATACGTTTTTTTCTAGTAGACTTCTCACCGAATAACCTTGTAGACCTTTACGCAGTTTTTATCTTTGAACGGAAGTCTATAATAGCATTGTGTAAGCATCAGCTTATCTCCTTTTGGACTAATTGCTAGTTTCCATGGCCACTGAACGCCTTGCTGAAGAACGACGCCCTCGAGATGACCTTCTCTATTGAGCTGGATGACCTTCTGCTGGTCCCACGAAACGATGAGTACGTTCTGTCCGAGAAAAGCGACACCTCGTGGCAGACGAAGTTCCTCGTGAGTGTAACTCCATACTTTCTGACCATTTTTCGTAAGACAGACAACCGGACGGTTCGGATATCCGTTTCTAGTTACCACAATTCTTTCACCATTCGGATCGACAGCAATGTACATCAGGTTATCTGCGTCCATTGGTGTTGTAGATACTCGGAGCCATGAATGGTTGTCACGGGCAAACACGTGAATGGTACGACCGGAACAACAAGCTAGAGTTCCGTTATTATATCCTACAGAATGACACTTGTCACCGACCGTAAGGACTTCACCTGGTACTATTTTGTTGTTCTCAATTTTTTCATGCTTCAGACGCATCGTGTCTGGTAAACAGACGATCACTTCGCTGTCACCGACTGCGCACACATCGCCTGGTGATGTGGCAAACTTTATCAACCCAATATATGCAAATTTTGGATCGAACAGTTTAAGAGAACTGTGATACGAATCGGACAAAACCACGTGACctgatttcaaaatggctgcgCCTTCTAATGAACATTCCTTTTGATCAGGTACAGAAGCGATAAAGTCGCTCTTGAACTTAGCCGAAATTGTTTTTCCATCTACAGATGAGAGTTCCATTGCTTTTGACTGCGTCAGGTCACTAGCTGGTTTCTCGGAAATTCGCGAAGAGACATCAGAAATGACCGACTTTGTTTCATTTTCTTGTTTAGAATATTCCCTAGGTCCCCGAGAACGGATTTGACGTGGAACATTTGGTTTTCTGAAAGACGGCATGTCTGTAGTACTCCGGACCGAGCGTGGTGTAGGAGCCGCAGTGGAAACACCAGAATATGGTCGTGCTTTGCTCGTCCCCTGTCTGGTAAGTGTAGGACGTTGTGTTTCAATTGGAGCGGCTTTCGCATAAACCTGAGCTAAGCGACTTGGGAAACTTTCTGTATTCAAACTACCAATATGTTTTCCTTGCACCACAGCTTGTTCGAGCGGTCGATTAGGGAGGAATGTGAGCTTCACGTTCTTAAGCGTTTGAACGTGTCTTACTAATTTTGTTTGTCTCTCGTCAAACATTTGCACTTGATCTTTAAATCGAATAATGAAACCAGCTGGTGAGTCCTTATCAATCGATTGTTGAATGGTTTTTAGGGAAGACGTTGCATCGACTAGTATTCCATTACAAATGTCAAGGTCAGATTTTAACGCATGCATTTCTTTCATCTTCCGCTGCGTCATTTCCTGTATAACTTTACTCTCCATTGATTCAAGATAATCAATCATACGTTTTTTAATCTGGgtcaattgattttttatttcagtttcagACTTATCAAGAGTACTCAATTGTTCCTTTCTATCACTTAAAATTTTCTCGGTCATTGTAATTTGTTCTGAAAGGAAGTTAATAAATTTTCCGCCATCTGCTTTTCGTCGCGCAGCCGCTACAGGAATTGTGACAACGTCAGAGCATGGCTTGTGTGTTAATGTAGCACACAAAGAGCAAAGTAGCATTTCATGATCCTCACAGTAAAATTCAACTTCTTTCTCGGCGTGAAATGCACATTTCATTGCAATTTCTTCACCTGAATTTTCAAATGCTTTGAGAATACTAGATAGCGCTTCGTTTGTTTGAAGTTCACTCGCCCACGCCTCGGGTGTACTACCTGACAGCTGTCCGAGTGGCATAACATTATTGCAGTCTGGGCAGAGGAATCCTGCAGGACTTTTCTGGCCCTTTGTCGTATGTTCCATGTATTGTTGAATGCATTTTTTACAAAACGAGTGCATACAGTTCAAAGTTTTAGGTTCGACCAATATCTGTTTACAAAGATGACATATCAATTGTTCTTTCGCTGCTTTCAAaacagcagccattttgaaatattaagttctgaaataaaaacaaaattgaacatttaatttgataCAATAAGTGAATTCTCTTTTATACAAAATTAGTTGAAATATTCATTATCAACTCAATAGACAGTATATTTTTAAATCTGCATATATCATTTTTAATTGTGAAATTAGAAATGTGAAGGAACAAACTAAATTTTATCGAATtcttatattatgtatatttttattaacCTGCAGAGGCTATTTCAAGAAAGAGCAAAAAGAGATACAAAACTTAGCATATAGTGGCTTGTGAACCGACGAATAAGCATATGTGTGTTCTCCTGTTAAAATCAAGTCTGAGTTTACTAATCGTTTgtaattaaaaaattgtattttataacaattgttttttaaattttacgttaagtttataaaacaattcaattcaaatctttattgccataaaactacatatttcTAGTATGTGAGtcacaacataacaaaatgaaaattaaaaataacaacaagatcattaatatacacaataaaagtaaatgttttaAGAGTCCCTTGTCCTCAGTCCAATAGACTGTTTTAAAAAGGATCCTAGCTTATTTACCTGAAAGTGTGAAGTTGGGTTGAgtaaatatgttattttatctatgtcatttaaattaataaagtggatattctcatttatcaaa includes:
- the LOC139502670 gene encoding uncharacterized protein; its protein translation is MAAVLKAAKEQLICHLCKQILVEPKTLNCMHSFCKKCIQQYMEHTTKGQKSPAGFLCPDCNNVMPLGQLSGSTPEAWASELQTNEALSSILKAFENSGEEIAMKCAFHAEKEVEFYCEDHEMLLCSLCATLTHKPCSDVVTIPVAAARRKADGGKFINFLSEQITMTEKILSDRKEQLSTLDKSETEIKNQLTQIKKRMIDYLESMESKVIQEMTQRKMKEMHALKSDLDICNGILVDATSSLKTIQQSIDKDSPAGFIIRFKDQVQMFDERQTKLVRHVQTLKNVKLTFLPNRPLEQAVVQGKHIGSLNTESFPSRLAQVYAKAAPIETQRPTLTRQGTSKARPYSGVSTAAPTPRSVRSTTDMPSFRKPNVPRQIRSRGPREYSKQENETKSVISDVSSRISEKPASDLTQSKAMELSSVDGKTISAKFKSDFIASVPDQKECSLEGAAILKSGHVVLSDSYHSSLKLFDPKFAYIGLIKFATSPGDVCAVGDSEVIVCLPDTMRLKHEKIENNKIVPGEVLTVGDKCHSVGYNNGTLACCSGRTIHVFARDNHSWLRVSTTPMDADNLMYIAVDPNGERIVVTRNGYPNRPVVCLTKNGQKVWSYTHEELRLPRGVAFLGQNVLIVSWDQQKVIQLNREGHLEGVVLQQGVQWPWKLAISPKGDKLMLTQCYYRLPFKDKNCVKVYKVIR